One Desmodus rotundus isolate HL8 chromosome 10, HLdesRot8A.1, whole genome shotgun sequence genomic window, CAAAAGACCTTTTCTGTCTTGAAGAACCTATGACTGTTCTCATTACACCACATTGTGAGATGCTGATGGGAAGCTTAGGGTCTGAGCCACAGGTGTGACTCGGGCCTAGGTGTGACAGATGTGGTAAGACAGGCCAGTCTGAGGTAGGAGTGCTTGATCTTTGATCTCTGGACATGACTTAAGCGCCTGCCTAGCCTTTCTCAGCACCAGGAAGGAATTGGGAGCTTTGCActgccccaaccccagccttTCACCCTAGTAAAGTATAGGAGAGGGCTCTCGTTTCTCCATTATCTCAGCTGCAACCCTGGGGTAAAGTAAAATTAGGGCTGGGAGGAGCCTTCAGACAGGAAGTGAGGCTGGCCAGAAGGCCCGAGAAAGAACTTGGTGTCCTGATACCCAGCTACACAGCAGGGAAAGGGGCTGAGTGTGGTTCACAGTGCATTGATTTTATTTACAAATCAGAAGCTACTCAATCTGCAGACACAAGTGCTGTCGAGGACAGAGGCCTGGAGTCCAAATCAGCCTTCCCCTCCTGATGCCCATCAGTCCGCCCAATGCTGCATCTGTTCCATGGACCAGCACAGGCAGGTGCCACCCCTGCTGCCGTGGGACTTGGGGTAGCTCACGTGTGCCCACCCGAGCCCAGACAAGAGCTAGGTCCAGCCCCTCGGGGAATTCCTTTAATTCCCCCAGGCCAAGTGAGTGGCGATTCAGTGATGGCAACAGCTGTAGAAGTAGGGGTTTGCCTTCTGGCTCAGATCCACGCCCTTGTCCTCTGTCAGAGAGAGAGGTGGCAGCTCAGCACCATTCTGTCGGGGGATCCGGTAACCACCGTGAAGGGGACTAGATGCTGAGGGCCCAGAGGAAGTCTCCAGAGAGGCTGGGGAAGTACACACCTGTCATCACCTGGAAGGCAGCCACACTGAGTAGTCCTCTGCCACTTTCTGGAAGAGCTCGTCTGGCAGGAAAAAGGACCATCAGTGAGGGCCCAATGCCAGTAGCCCTGGGGTCACCCAGTGACACAGCCCTCTAGGCTCTGCTCTGCTTCCTCTGGTGCCCCTGCTGGTTCCTGCTGCGAGGCCCAGGACAGCACTCACCCACACTCTGGCCTGTCTTGCTGGATGTTTCAAAGAGCTGAGCTTTGATATCTGTAAAGAAAAATGACTAAAGCCTCATATCTGAGAGCCAGGTGGACACACACAAAGGGGAAGTCTAGCAGTTCGGGGGCTCTGTTGGACCGCACAAGTTCAGGGAGGCCAGAAGGCTTTCCCAGGACATGCGAGGCAGTCCCTATTTTgcatgacccccccccccccccagcagcggtttccctcccccatccccagggaGCTGAGGAGAAGCTACTGTCTGCATAGTCCTGGACATCGTGGAAGTCCACACGTCGACGCCGCCGGTCCTCCTCCAGCAGGTCACTCTTGGTGCCACACAGGTAGATCTGACAGCCCTGAAGCAGAAGACAAGGTCAGAGTCACCCACACAGACCATCAGAGCCCCAGACCCTAGTCCTCTGGTGAGGTCTGACCACCTACCTCCTCCATGTTGCGCAGTTCCTTCACCCAGAACTTCGCCCGCTCAAAGCTGCTGCTGTCCGTGAGGTCTTGGTATGGGGCACGCAGGAAACACAGTCAGGGTCAGGGGCTATTCTCTACGGCCATCCTAGCACCCACCCCTTCTTGCTTGAGGAACAGGCCAGAACCTCTCCTTTACCGTAGCAGACGATGGCAGCCTTGGCACCCCGATAGTAGATTCGACTCATAGCCTCGTAGCGCTCAGAGCCTGCTGTGTCCTGAAGGACAGGGGAAAGCTCAGCCGTGGCCCGAGTTACTCCCCAAGATTGCAAATAAATACGTCCTCCAGACCCCCACTTTTAAACTGGGATCTAGAGAAGAGAAATGGCCTCTATGAGGCCACAGATGAGACAAGAATAGAGGGGATCAAACCTCCTTAGGATGGGTTTTCCCAGAACTGCCAGCCCAGGGGACTTACCCAAATACCCAAAGTCACCGTCCGGTCTCCGACAGACATCACCTTGGCCACGAAGGCGGCCCCGATGGTCTGCAACCGGGGGAAAGCGATCAGCACCGCAGATGAGTGCTGGTCTCCCACCCGCGCCGGCCCCGCGAGGCGCACTCACGTTCTGGTAGGGCCCCACCAGGAAGCGGTCGTGTACGTATCGCTCCACCAGGCTCGTTTTGCCCACGTATTCCTTGCCAAGCATCACCACCTTGACGTCCACCCGCTGCCCGCTCATGCTCTCGCGGCCGCCTCACCCGCGTCAGGGCCCTGCGCCCACGCGCTGGGTAAACCCGGGTCTCCACTCGGGCGGGAGCGCCCAAGCCTCCGTCCCTACGACTCGAGACACCACGGTGGGCTCCAGCTACGGCAGCGCCCCGCTGCCCCCACTCCTCGGCCCCGGGCGCTGAAGGTCCTTCCGACAGCCCAGGGCCCGGGGCGGCCCGGCAGCGCCGTCAACGGCGCCGCACGCCGCCGCCCAGCTCGCTCGCCGCCCGGCCCCGGCGCCGCCACAGCTCGGACTCCCCACGGAGCTTAGGGTCCCCTCTAACACGGCTCAGGCCAGCAGCTCCGCGACTCCCGCAGCGGGAGGGGGTAGAGGGCGAGGGGGCGGGGCCGCGAGTCACGTGCACAGGCGCCGGAAGTGGTGGGTACTGCGCGTCTGCGCCGGAAGTGGCGGGCGGCTGGACAACTCCTCATGGCGGAGGGTGCTGGTGGAGCGCAGGGCGGTGGTGACTGAGCTGCGTGCCTGGCGGGCGTGCGCCGAGCCCCGGCCTGGTCTGCGCGTGCCCCCCGGGCTCTGCACCCCTGATGCTGCGCGGGTGTTGATCCCGCTCCGGCCGGGACGATGGTGAAGTATTTCCTGGGCCAGAGCGTGCTCCGGAGTTCCTGGGACCAAGTGTTTGCTGCCTTCTGGCAGCGGTACCCGAATCCCTATAGGTACGTAGCCCGGGATATAGCAACCTTTCCCCTCGCTGTTTGGAATTGAAGTGTGGGGCCAGGAAGGACTCCACATCGAGTCCGAGGTAGGGAATCGTCGGGGCCGTGGCCGTCTTTAGGGTTAGAGGACCCTATCGGGGAAGTGGCCAGGTCCGCAAAGTGCTTGGAAGGAGGCCGGTCCTGGGCGGTGGGTTACTTGAGGCCGTATTCTGAGGCTCTCTCAACTCCAGGTGACTGGCGAGACAGGAAGAGGCGGCGGCACAGGAATTGGGAGGGTTCCTGGGGCTAGAATTCCCAGACCTTCTCCTACTCCTCTGCCTGGGCGCTCTCCAGCGGTGCAATAACTCAACAAGGGCCGCCATGCTGGAAGGCCCAGGAATCCAGGTCAGCGAGGGGGCAGGAGCTGGAATTTGCCCTGGGATAGGTTCAAGGGACTCCATCTCCAGGTCTGAGCTACAGCACAGATCACTACAAGTTTAGTGGAAGGCCTGGCCATTCTGGGCCGGGAGGCTCCAGATGGGAGCCGCAGCAGGCAGTCTCACAGGGTCAGGCTCCTGATGGTCACCGTCACTCTGACACCTGCAGCAAACATGTCTTGACGGAAGACATAGTGCACCGGGAGGTGACCCCTGACCAGAAGCTCCTGTCCCGGAGACTCCTGACCAAGACCAACAGGATGCCCCGCTGGGCCGAGCGACTCTTTCCTGCCAATGTTGCTCACTCGGTGTACATCCTGGAGGATTCCATTGTGGACCCACGGAACCAGACCATGACCACTTTCACCTGGAACATCAACCATGCCCGGCTGATGGTGAGACTCTCTTGGTCCCCCGAAAAGTAGAGCTCCTGATACATGAGGCTCGGGAGCCAGGGATGCTGAGAGTGGTTTTCAAACAGGAATCCATCCAGCCATAAGGGTGCCTTGGGTGTGCCACATAAGGGAGAGGATCT contains:
- the RAB24 gene encoding ras-related protein Rab-24, whose protein sequence is MSGQRVDVKVVMLGKEYVGKTSLVERYVHDRFLVGPYQNTIGAAFVAKVMSVGDRTVTLGIWDTAGSERYEAMSRIYYRGAKAAIVCYDLTDSSSFERAKFWVKELRNMEEGCQIYLCGTKSDLLEEDRRRRRVDFHDVQDYADNIKAQLFETSSKTGQSVDELFQKVAEDYSVWLPSR